From Watersipora subatra chromosome 8, tzWatSuba1.1, whole genome shotgun sequence, a single genomic window includes:
- the LOC137402480 gene encoding mucin-2-like — protein MTFMMTSTAPATTTKPTRTTAPTTTMLSSKTPPRSKATTNPITAIPLTTTGFLTTRTANLTPNTKLKTTTITDTTTTVTNNINSKTNASPTTTTEPAETTTSTLTTPQSTNASLSTTAAKPTNTSPSSVALPKKKTTTNQVIASDWTTMTFMMTSTAPATTTKPTRTTTPTTTMLSSKTPRRSKATTDPITTISLTTTGFLTTRTDRLTPDTELTTTTITDTTTTVTSSIKSKTNATTTEPAEITTSTLTTPQSTNANLSTTAAKPTNTSPSSVALPKKKTTTNQVIASDWTTMTFMMTSTAPATTKPTRTTTPTTTMLSSKTPPRSKATTNPITTIPLTTTGFLTTRTDRLTPDTKLTTNTITDTTTTVTNSIKSQTNAIPSTTTEPAEITTSTFTTPQSTNASLSTTAAKPTNTSPSSVALAKKRATTNHTIASDSTTMTFMMTSTAPANTKLTRTTTPNTTMLSSKAPPKLKATTDPITTIPLTTTGFLTTKTANLTPDTKLTTTTITNTTTTVTNSIKSQTNAIPSTTTEPAEITTSTLTTPQSTNANLSTTAAKPTNTSPSSVALPKERDTTNQAISSDSTTMTFMMTSTAPAATTKPTRTTTPTTTMLSSKTPPRSKATTDPITTIPLTTTGFLTTKTANLTPDTKLTTTTITDTTTTVTNSIESQTNAIPSTTTEPAEITTSTLTTPQSTNANLSTTAAKPTNTSPSSVALPKERDTTNQAIASDSTTMTFMMTSTAPAATTKPTRTTTPTTTMLSSKTPPRSKATTDPITTIPLTTTGFLTTKTANLTPDTKLTTTTITDTTTTVTNNMNSKTNASPTTTTEPAETTTSTLTTPQSTNASLSTTAAKPTNTSPSSVALPKKKPLLIKSKATTDPITTISLTTTGFLTTRTDRLTPDTELTTTTITDTTTTFTNSIKSQTNAIPSTTTEPAEITTSTLTTPQPTNASLSTTAAKPTNTSPSSVALPKKRATTNQAIASDWTTMTFMMTSTAPATNKPTRTTTPTTTMLSSKTHPRSKASTNPITTIPLTTTGFLTTRTDRLTPDTELTTTTITDTTTTVTSSIKSKTNATTTEPAEITTSTLTTPQYTNANLSTTAAKPTNTSPSSVALPKKRATTNQAIASDSTTMNFVMTSAAPATTKPTRTTTPTTTMLSSKTPCRSKATSNPIRTISLTTTGFLTTKTARITPDTKRKRTTITDTTPTVASSIKSKTNATTTEPAKTTTSILTTPQYTNASLSTTAAKPTNTSPSSVALPKKKPLLIK, from the exons ATGACTTTTATGATGACATCTACAGCACCAGCAACAACTACTAAACCAACAAGAACAACTGCTCCAACTACAACCATGCTTTCAAGTAAAACTCCTCCTAGGTCCAAAGCCACTACCAATCCGATTACGGCAATTCCGCTAACTACCACTGGGTTTTTGACTACAAGGACTGCTAATCTAACACCCAATACTAAACTTAAAACAACCACTATAACAGACACTACAACAACAGTCACAAACAACATTAACTCGAAAACCAATGCTAGTCCAACAACCACAACTGAACCAGCTGAAACCACTACTTCAACTTTAACCACACCTCAATCTACAAATGCTAGCCTATCAACGACTGCAGCAAAACCGACAAATACATCACCATCAAGCGTAGCCCTACCTAAAAAAAAAACCACTACTAATCAAGTAATAGCATCTGACTGGACTACAATGACTTTTATGATGACATCTACAGCACCAGCAACAACTACTAAACCGACAAGAACAACTACTCCAACTACAACCATGCTTTCAAGTAAAACTCCTCGTAGGTCCAAAGCCACTACCGATCCGATTACGACAATTTCGCTAACTACCACTGGGTTTTTGACTACAAGGACTGATAGACTAACACCCGATACTGAACTTACAACAACCACTATAACAGACACTACAACAACAGTCACAAGCAGCATTAAATCGAAAACCAATGCTACCACAACTGAACCAGCTGAAATCACTACTTCAACTTTAACCACACCTCAATCTACAAATGCTAACCTATCAACGACTGCAGCAAAACCAACAAATACATCACCATCAAGCGTAGCCCTACCTAAAAAAAAAACCACTACTAATCAAGTAATAGCATCTGACTGGACTACAATGACTTTTATGATGACATCTACAGCACCAGCAACTACTAAACCAACAAGGACAACTACTCCAACTACAACCATGCTTTCAAGTAAAACTCCTCCTAGGTCCAAAGCCACTACCAATCCGATTACGACAATTCCGCTAACTACCACTGGGTTTTTGACTACAAGGACTGATAGACTAACACCCGATActaaacttacaacaaacacTATAACAGACACTACAACAACAGTCACAAACAGCATTAAATCGCAAACCAATGCTATTCCATCTACAACAACTGAACCAGCTGAAATCACTACTTCAACTTTTACCACACCTCAATCTACAAATGCTAGCCTATCAACGACTGCAGCAAAACCGACAAATACATCACCATCAAGTGTAGCCCTAGCTAAAAAAAGAGCCACTACTAATCACACAATAGCATCTGACTCGACTACAATGACTTTTATGATGACATCTACAGCACCAGCAAACACTAAACTGACAAGAACAACTACTCCAAATACAACCATGCTTTCAAGTAAAGCTCCTCCTAAACTCAAAGCCACTACTGATCCGATTACAACAATTCCGCTAACTACCACTGGATTTTTGACAACAAAGACTGCTAATCTAACGCCCGATACTAAACTTACAACAACCACTATAACAAACACTACAACAACAGTCACAAACAGCATTAAATCGCAAACCAATGCTATACCATCTACCACGACTGAACCAGCTGAAATCACTACTTCAACTTTAACCACACCTCAATCTACAAATGCTAACCTATCAACGACTGCAGCAAAACCGACAAATACATCACCATCAAGTGTAGCCCTACCTAAAGAGAGAGACACTACTAATCAAGCAATATCATCTGACTCGACTACAATGACTTTTATGATGACATCTACAGCACCAGCAGCAACTACTAAACCAACAAGAACAACTACTCCAACTACAACCATGCTTTCAAGTAAAACTCCTCCTAGGTCCAAAGCCACTACCGATCCGATTACGACAATTCCGCTAACTACCACTGGGTTTTTGACAACAAAGACTGCTAATCTAACACCCGATACTAAACTTACAACAACCACTATAACAGACACTACAACAACAGTCACAAACAGCATTGAATCGCAAACCAATGCTATTCCATCTACCACAACTGAACCAGCTGAAATCACTACTTCAACTTTAACCACACCTCAATCTACAAATGCTAACCTATCAACGACTGCAGCAAAACCGACAAATACATCACCATCAAGTGTAGCCCTACCTAAAGAGAGAGACACTACTAATCAAGCAATAGCATCTGACTCGACTACAATGACTTTTATGATGACATCTACAGCACCAGCAGCAACTACTAAACCAACAAGAACAACTACTCCAACTACAACCATGCTTTCAAGTAAAACTCCTCCTAGGTCCAAAGCCACTACCGATCCGATTACGACAATTCCGCTAACTACCACTGGGTTTTTGACAACAAAGACTGCTAATCTAACACCCGATACTAAACTTACAACAACCACTATAACAGACACTACAACAACAGTCACAAACAACATGAACTCGAAAACCAATGCTAGTCCAACAACCACAACTGAACCAGCTGAAACCACTACTTCAACTTTAACCACACCTCAATCTACAAATGCTAGCCTATCAACGACTGCAGCAAAACCGACAAATACATCACCATCAAGCGTAGCCCTACCTAAAAAAAAACCACTACTAATCAA GTCCAAAGCCACTACCGATCCGATTACGACAATTTCGCTAACTACCACTGGGTTTTTGACTACAAGGACTGATAGACTAACACCCGATACTGAGCTTACAACAACCACTATAACAGACACTACAACAACATTCACAAACAGCATTAAATCGCAAACCAATGCTATTCCATCTACAACAACTGAACCAGCTGAAATCACTACTTCAACTTTAACCACACCTCAACCTACAAATGCTAGCCTATCAACGACTGCAGCAAAACCGACAAATACATCACCATCAAGTGTAGCCCTACCTAAAAAAAGAGCCACTACTAATCAAGCAATAGCATCTGACTGGACTACAATGACTTTTATGATGACATCTACAGCACCAGCAACTAATAAACCAACAAGAACAACTACTCCAACTACAACCATGCTTTCAAGTAAAACTCATCCTAGGTCCAAAGCCAGTACCAATCCGATTACGACAATTCCGCTAACTACCACTGGGTTTTTGACTACAAGGACTGATAGACTAACACCCGATACTGAACTTACAACAACCACTATAACAGACACTACAACAACAGTCACAAGCAGCATTAAATCGAAAACCAATGCTACCACAACTGAACCAGCTGAAATCACTACTTCTACTTTAACCACACCTCAATATACAAATGCTAACCTATCAACGACTGCAGCAAAACCGACAAATACTTCACCATCAAGTGTAGCCCTACCTAAAAAAAGAGCCACTACTAATCAAGCAATAGCATCTGACTCGACTACAATGAATTTTGTGATGACATCTGCAGCACCAGCAACTACTAAACCAACAAGAACAACTACTCCAACTACAACCATGCTTTCAAGTAAAACTCCTTGTAGGTCCAAAGCCACTAGCAATCCGATTAGGACAATTTCGCTAACTACCACTGGGTTTTTGACTACAAAGACCGCTAGAATAACACCCGATACTAAACGTAAAAGAACCACTATAACAGACACTACACCTACAGTCGCAAGCAGCATTAAATCGAAAACCAATGCTACCACAACTGAACCAGCTAAAACCACTACTTCAATTTTAACCACACCTCAATATACAAATGCTAGCCTATCAACGACTGCAGCAAAACCGACAAATACATCACCATCAAGCGTAGCCCTACCTAAAAAAAAACCACTACTAATCAAGTAA
- the LOC137402481 gene encoding mucin-2-like, whose protein sequence is MTNITIITGQARSTNLSSCGLASTKCSSKTVAEKQTSKAKPTAVYGTSGVINNQATAAKLTTTTEQARTTSYTFFSTQPKNSSLYTPLTTTGFLTTKTGNLTPDTNLTTSSIPDNTSTAARSIKSKTNANPSTTTEPVKTPASTLTSPQPTDANLSTTTANPTNTSPSSVALPKKRATTNQAIGSDSTTMTFMVTSTAPAATTKPTRTIPTTAMLSSIAPPIIKATTDPITTIPLTTTGFLTTKTANLTPDTKLTTTNITDTTTTVTNSIKSQTNAIPSTTTEPAEITTSTLTTPQSTNASLSTTAAKPTNTSPSSVALAKKGATTNHPIASDSTTMTFLMTSTAPANTKPTRTTTPTTTMLSSKAPPKFKATTDLITTIPLTTTGFLTTKTANLTPDTKRTTTTITDTTTTVTNKIKSQTNAIPSTTTEPAEITTSTLTTPQSTNANLSTTAANPTKTSPSSVALPKIRATTKQVKASDSTTMTFMMTSTAPATTTKPTRTATPTTTMLSSKTHPRSKATTDPITTIPLTTTGFLTTRTDRLTPDTKLKTTTITDTTTTVTNNMNSKTNASPTTTTEPAETTTSTLTTPQSTNASLSTTAAKPTNTSPSSVALPKKKPLLIK, encoded by the coding sequence ATGactaatataacaataattacaGGACAAGCAAGGTCAACTAATCTAAGTTCATGTGGATTAGCCTCAACCAAATGTTCTTCAAAAACTGTGGCGGAAAAACAAACAAGCAAAGCCAAGCCAACAGCAGTTTATGGTACGTCAGGAGTCATCAATAACCAAGCCACAGCAGCTAAATTAACTACCACTACTGAACAAGCTCGAACCACTAGTTACACTTTCTTTTCAACTCAACCGAAAAATTCTAGCCTTTATACTCCACTAACTACCACTGGATTTTTGACTACAAAAACTGGTAATCTAACGCCCGATACTAACCTTACGACTTCCAGTATACCAGACAATACATCAACAGCGGCAAGAAGCATTAAATCGAAAACCAATGCTAATCCATCTACCACAACTGAACCAGTTAAAACCCCTGCTTCAACTTTAACCTCACCTCAACCTACAGATGCTAACCTATCAACGACGACAGCTAATCCGACAAATACATCACCATCAAGTGTAGCCCTTCCTAAAAAAAGAGCCACTACTAATCAAGCAATAGGATCTGACTCGACTACAATGACTTTTATGGTGACATCTACAGCACCAGCAGCAACTACTAAACCAACAAGAACTATTCCAACTACAGCCATGCTTTCAAGTATCGCTCCTCCTATAATCAAAGCTACTACTGATCCAATTACGACAATTCCGCTAACTACCACTGGATTTTTGACAACAAAGACTGCTAATCTAACACCCGATACTAAACTTACAACAACCAATATAACAGACACTACAACAACAGTCACAAACAGCATTAAATCGCAAACCAATGCTATTCCATCTACAACAACTGAACCAGCTGAAATCACTACTTCAACTTTAACCACACCTCAATCTACAAATGCTAGCCTATCAACGACTGCAGCAAAACCGACAAATACATCACCATCAAGTGTAGCCCTAGCTAAAAAAGGAGCCACTACTAATCACCCAATAGCATCTGACTCGACTACAATGACTTTTTTGATGACATCTACAGCACCAGCAAACACTAAACCGACAAGAACAACTACTCCAACTACAACCATGCTTTCAAGTAAAGCTCCTCCTAAATTCAAAGCCACTACTGATCTGATTACGACAATTCCGCTAACTACCACTGGATTTTTGACAACAAAGACTGCTAATCTAACGCCCGATACTAAACGTACAACAACCACTATAACAGACACTACAACAACAgtcacaaacaaaattaaatcGCAAACCAATGCTATTCCATCTACCACAACTGAACCAGCTGAAATCACTACTTCAACTTTAACCACACCTCAATCTACAAATGCTAACCTATCAACAACTGCAGCTAATCCGACAAAAACATCACCATCAAGTGTAGCCCTACCTAAAATAAGAGCCACTACTAAACAAGTAAAAGCATCTGACTCGACTACAATGACTTTTATGATGACATCTACAGCACCAGCAACAACTACTAAACCGACAAGAACAGCTACTCCAACTACAACCATGCTTTCAAGTAAAACTCATCCTAGGTCCAAAGCCACTACCGATCCGATTACGACAATTCCGCTAACTACCACTGGGTTTTTGACTACAAGGACTGATAGACTAACACCCGATACTAAACTTAAAACAACCACTATAACAGACACTACAACAACAGTCACAAACAACATGAACTCGAAAACCAATGCTAGTCCAACAACCACAACTGAACCAGCTGAAACCACTACTTCAACTTTAACCACACCTCAATCTACAAATGCTAGCCTATCAACGACTGCAGCAAAACCGACAAATACATCACCATCAAGCGTAGCCCTACCTAAAAAAAAACCACTACTAATCAAGTAA